CACGGAAGTCAGGAAGTGTTGGAACTCTTGTTGCTTTGTGTCAACAAAAGTTGAACAAAGCTTCAAGCTAGAAGTTGTCACTCAAAAGTTTCCAAAAAGTGTGTCTGCACACTCAAGAAGAAATAACTTTGAAACATGTCTAACAGTGAAAATCTCCTTATCTTGATTTCTAATGACGTCACCAAACTGGTTTCCTGAGTTGACTTGATGACGAGATAAAAGTCTGTGTGCCACCGTCGCTGTTTCCATGGTAACACGTTCTGTTAACATGGCAACCGGATCTCACTGACCGGTGGGCGTGGCCAAAACATTTCTAGACTTTTGTACCCACGTTTTGCTCAAAATCACTGTCGTACCTGTGTGTGCAGGTGTGTGACCTGAAGGACGCCAGAAGTCATCTGCTGACACCCGCATGCTGCAAGGTGAGTTGTGTTGCTGTTGATGGTGAAGTTGTGTTCTGAAGTGACCTTCGCTAATGTTGCTCTTGAACTTGTGTCACTATTAACATTGTGTGATAAATGTTTcggtgttgttattgttgttgtggGGCGGCGAAGGCGGCCGCTGGCATTCGTGACAATACACAATGGAAGCTAGTGTCACTCTCTGTCACTCTTCCAGTCTCTGCTGATGACGCTGTGATGTGCTGACACGGACTTGCGTCCATTCTTGAAGGTGAGTTTCAAATGTAGCACAACAAAAGAAGCTTTGCGGGTAATTTGCTGCTTGGACTGCCCTGGCAAACGGCAGGGCAAAGCAGATTTGCCGGGAAGCGCTCGTCCGGCAGGCGGCGTTTCGAGACTCGCCACGATTTAATTGGATCAGCCACAGGCTGCCACTTAGTCTTGCATCTGCTTTCCGTTGGCCTCTCCGACCGCCCTGAAGGTAAGAAAAGCAACAAATGTTGCCGTACCGCTCCATAAGTCCTTCGCTCTTGACGTGTTGCGTgtgtgacgtgtgtgtgtgcgtgtccacGGCGTGCCGTTCACGCAGCTGCGTCATGTCTAAAGATTGAAAGATGCTGGTTGAAGCTTTCGGGCGCAAATCCTGGCTCACTGGGCTGAAGTGGCTGTTTATCAAGCATTTTTGATTGTTGCACTTctgctgattggctgtttgtggGAGGGAGAACATCTTGGATGGGACATGAGCAGACTCAGTCGCCATGGAAACCACTAAGTGGCTTACCTCACGCAAAGCTACTTTCTGCAGAGGACGCGCGCAACAGCGCCCCTCAGTGGTGTGGAGGGGCGGTGGCAGCAATCAACGCATCATGGCGCTGACATACCTGGACCGCGTGGTCTACGAGATCATCGAGACCGAGAGGACGTACGTGAGCGATCTGCGGATGATCGTGGAGGTGAGATTGGATTTTTGAAGGCCATGAAGTTTGCAAGCAGTTCCCCACAATGTTCCGTCCCACCAGGACTACCTGGCGCACATCATCGACCAGGCGGACCTGAGCATCCGCCCGGAGCAGGTCGGCTTCCTCTTCGGGAACATCGAGGACATTTACGAGTTCAACAGGTGAGGAACGAACAAATGTTGGCCGACTCGCAGCATTTGTCGGTTGATGACGCCTTTCTGGTTGCGTTTGTCTGTCAGCGAGCTGCTTCAGGATCTGGACCTGTGCCAGCGTGACGCCGTGGCGCTGGCCCGGTGCTTTGTGATGAAGGTGAGGCGGCACTGGCATGTTTTCTTTCGCCTCCATGACGAGCATGTGGTGGATTTACTTTCAGAGCGACTCCTTCGACATCTACTCTCAGTACTGCACCAACTACCCAAAGTAAGACCTGCGTCCGGGCCCACGTTCACCTTTGCCCCGGCCGGCTCTGACCCGTCCATCGGCTCGTTGCAGCTCGGTGGCGGCGCTGACCGACTGCATGCAGGACAAAAGTCTGGCCGTCTTCTTCTGCGACCGCCAGGCCGCCTTGAAGCGGCCGCTGCCTCTGGGTTCCTACCTGCTCAAACCCGTTCAGAGGATCCTCAAGTACCACCTGCTGCTTCAGGTGATGACACTCACACACGCCGAATGCTGATGAAGGGGAGATTTTGAACCTTTGAacctcaagatttttttttttcaggaaatcGCCAAGCACTTTGACCCCGAAGAGGAAGGCTACGAGGTGGTGGAGGAGGCCATCATCACCATGACGGGCGTGGCCTGGTACATCAACGACATGAAGCGCAAACACGAGCACGCCGTCAGACTGCAGGTCAGGTTCCCACGGGGGGGTCACTTTGTCCCGGCCGGCGTGACGCTCGTGCTTTTTTTGCAGGAGGTGCAGTCGCTCCTGCTGAACTGGAAAGGCCCGGACCTGACCACGTACGGCGAGCTGGTCCTGGAGGGAACCTTCAAGGTCCTCCGGGCCAAAACCGAGCGCACGGTCTACCTGTTGGAGCGCGTGCTGCTCATCACCAAACGGCGCGGCGAGCACTTTGTCTACAAGTCGCACATCTCGGTGAGACGCCGTCTGGctcgcgaagccccgccccttaATTAGCCGCCATGGAAACGAGCTGCCTTGTTGTTGTCGCGTCAGTGCGCCACGTTGATGCTGATCGAGAGCACCAAAGACAGTTTGAGCTTCAGCGTGACTCACTACAAACAACCCAAGCAACCGCTCACCTTGCAGGTCAGCCGGCGCCGTTAGCGGGTTTCATCCCATCACATGACCCACCGACCACCTCTCAACCTTTTTCTTAGGCCAAGTCTGTGGACGAGAAGATGATGTGGGCCCAGCATATCAAACGCATCATTCTGGAAAACCACCACGCCATCATCCCGCAGAAGGTCAGCACCGCCTTCACTTTGGCGCTTGCGAGTCGAGCGTAAACAAAAGTTCTTCTCCCGTTGCGTGTTGCAGGCCAAAGACACCATCTTGAATTCCAGATGTGAGTTGAGCTGGAACCAGGTTTGACTTCTAAAGTGTGCATATGGAGATAACGTGGTGGATGTCGCCCCCTGCAGACCCTCGCCGGTATCGTCCTGACAGGCTCAAGAAAGCTTCGTCCTGTTCATCAGACGAGTTTCCGCATCTGCCCTCAGGAGATcaacacacgaacacacaagTGGGTGTGGTTTCCAAGGTAAGAAATTTAAATTGTTGAGGAGATGGTTCACATGCTAGTTGAGAGCTTCTGGAGCTttctggaactttttttttttttttacttattggGTCATGTGACTTGTCAAAGGAGACTGATAGAAGCGACGTTTCCTTCAATGATTCCAACGAGGAAAGCGGCCTGGGAGAAGACGAGGAGCCCGGAGGACCCGAAGCAGCTTCTCAGCAGGTCAGTTCAAGTCCACGCGAGTTAGTGTGGCAAAAAAAACCAAGTCTTTCCTTTGAAGATGTCCACAGAACCTCTGGAGTCGCGGCCATTGTCTGAGCGAGAGGAGCTGAAACCCGCCCAACTCCTCCTGCGTGCAAAAGGCTCGCCGTCCACGACTCCAGAGTCGCAATCCAAACCCGGAAGCAGCGGAGAATCCTCCGAAGACGAGGACGGCGAGAAAGAAGCGGACAGAAACGGGAGCATCCTTCCTCCGTCCGTTTTAGATAAAGCGGGCGCCATCGCTCAGCACTTCAGCAGCATTAAGCGAGGCGCCCCGCCCGTGGACGATGTCGGCTCCCCGGGGGCGTCGCCACGGTTACTTGTCACCGGTCGCCTCAGTTTCAACGGAAGACTCGCCGGACGCTCTTCGCCACTCAACAGCGTCTCCTCGGATCTGAGCGACACCGACCGGATGCTCTTGTCTCCGCGAGGCGACGAGGAAAGAGGAAACCTGGGAAGGCGAGACTCCATCCTCTCCAGCCGCGACCAACTTCTCATCGGGAAGATCAAGACTTACTACGAGAACGCCGAGAACCAGGACGCCGGCTTCAGCCTCCGGCGCAGGGAGAGTCTGACTTACATCCCGGCAGGCGTGGTCAAAACCTCCATCCACCGCCTGAACAGCATCCCTCGCCGGGCGGACCCTTTGCCCCCATCTGTGGAGACATGGCGGTCACAGTCGCTAAAAGGTCACATGGTCTACACTGAGTCTGTTGGTCCAATGGTCACTCAGAAAAACGCAAATTCGACAGATTCCGGGGTCGTCGCCAATGAGTTCTCCAGGTCCGGACCGGACGGGCAACAGAACGCAGAGGATGAAGAGTTCCGACCTTCTAGTGAAATGCTCCAAGTCTGGCAGGTGATGGAGCAGCAGCTCGATGGGACTTCCGGCCATGCTCGATTTAAAGCGGAAGGAGCCAAACTGGATCCGGATGCCCTTTCTCAGGAGGCCTCCCTGACTTCACCCCTCAACAAAGCCAACAGCATGAGCTCCGCGGGAAGTCCGACCGTTCTCGGAGCTCAGCTTCCTCGAGGCGAGAATCTGCCGGACGACAAAGTGGACAGCAAGGTCCGCAATCTCGC
This genomic stretch from Syngnathus scovelli strain Florida chromosome 20, RoL_Ssco_1.2, whole genome shotgun sequence harbors:
- the LOC125990481 gene encoding pleckstrin homology domain-containing family G member 3 isoform X1; its protein translation is METTKWLTSRKATFCRGRAQQRPSVVWRGGGSNQRIMALTYLDRVVYEIIETERTYVSDLRMIVEDYLAHIIDQADLSIRPEQVGFLFGNIEDIYEFNSELLQDLDLCQRDAVALARCFVMKSDSFDIYSQYCTNYPNSVAALTDCMQDKSLAVFFCDRQAALKRPLPLGSYLLKPVQRILKYHLLLQEIAKHFDPEEEGYEVVEEAIITMTGVAWYINDMKRKHEHAVRLQEVQSLLLNWKGPDLTTYGELVLEGTFKVLRAKTERTVYLLERVLLITKRRGEHFVYKSHISCATLMLIESTKDSLSFSVTHYKQPKQPLTLQAKSVDEKMMWAQHIKRIILENHHAIIPQKAKDTILNSRYPRRYRPDRLKKASSCSSDEFPHLPSGDQHTNTQVGVVSKETDRSDVSFNDSNEESGLGEDEEPGGPEAASQQMSTEPLESRPLSEREELKPAQLLLRAKGSPSTTPESQSKPGSSGESSEDEDGEKEADRNGSILPPSVLDKAGAIAQHFSSIKRGAPPVDDVGSPGASPRLLVTGRLSFNGRLAGRSSPLNSVSSDLSDTDRMLLSPRGDEERGNLGRRDSILSSRDQLLIGKIKTYYENAENQDAGFSLRRRESLTYIPAGVVKTSIHRLNSIPRRADPLPPSVETWRSQSLKGHMVYTESVGPMVTQKNANSTDSGVVANEFSRSGPDGQQNAEDEEFRPSSEMLQVWQVMEQQLDGTSGHARFKAEGAKLDPDALSQEASLTSPLNKANSMSSAGSPTVLGAQLPRGENLPDDKVDSKVRNLARRYSQRIKTVKPPDRQRSCGNLMGKTLTCVLEEEPRSGPNPNLEPVLAQSPEPNPARIRSHSPAGALQATEGFNWPDVRELRSKYSDWSGSATVGRSSSIPEQMFAVRSRSGSSTDGAPPRRSYPTWTTGRLRHRNAIHRGRALDPWMTGDLAHETREQRAANGVSDPVTAPTPQEKLTGKPQHSPEPEAGETIDDDDAYVEIRSPTSREKISILAVMDRCRAYQESDEYKQRSQPAKSQDSFKSTGEHFQTAGDHLKTPPSGQQNLVKNLREKFQKLNP
- the LOC125990481 gene encoding pleckstrin homology domain-containing family G member 3 isoform X2, with the translated sequence MALTYLDRVVYEIIETERTYVSDLRMIVEDYLAHIIDQADLSIRPEQVGFLFGNIEDIYEFNSELLQDLDLCQRDAVALARCFVMKSDSFDIYSQYCTNYPNSVAALTDCMQDKSLAVFFCDRQAALKRPLPLGSYLLKPVQRILKYHLLLQEIAKHFDPEEEGYEVVEEAIITMTGVAWYINDMKRKHEHAVRLQEVQSLLLNWKGPDLTTYGELVLEGTFKVLRAKTERTVYLLERVLLITKRRGEHFVYKSHISCATLMLIESTKDSLSFSVTHYKQPKQPLTLQAKSVDEKMMWAQHIKRIILENHHAIIPQKAKDTILNSRYPRRYRPDRLKKASSCSSDEFPHLPSGDQHTNTQVGVVSKETDRSDVSFNDSNEESGLGEDEEPGGPEAASQQMSTEPLESRPLSEREELKPAQLLLRAKGSPSTTPESQSKPGSSGESSEDEDGEKEADRNGSILPPSVLDKAGAIAQHFSSIKRGAPPVDDVGSPGASPRLLVTGRLSFNGRLAGRSSPLNSVSSDLSDTDRMLLSPRGDEERGNLGRRDSILSSRDQLLIGKIKTYYENAENQDAGFSLRRRESLTYIPAGVVKTSIHRLNSIPRRADPLPPSVETWRSQSLKGHMVYTESVGPMVTQKNANSTDSGVVANEFSRSGPDGQQNAEDEEFRPSSEMLQVWQVMEQQLDGTSGHARFKAEGAKLDPDALSQEASLTSPLNKANSMSSAGSPTVLGAQLPRGENLPDDKVDSKVRNLARRYSQRIKTVKPPDRQRSCGNLMGKTLTCVLEEEPRSGPNPNLEPVLAQSPEPNPARIRSHSPAGALQATEGFNWPDVRELRSKYSDWSGSATVGRSSSIPEQMFAVRSRSGSSTDGAPPRRSYPTWTTGRLRHRNAIHRGRALDPWMTGDLAHETREQRAANGVSDPVTAPTPQEKLTGKPQHSPEPEAGETIDDDDAYVEIRSPTSREKISILAVMDRCRAYQESDEYKQRSQPAKSQDSFKSTGEHFQTAGDHLKTPPSGQQNLVKNLREKFQKLNP